Proteins found in one Verrucomicrobiota bacterium genomic segment:
- a CDS encoding alanine--glyoxylate aminotransferase family protein, with protein MAHVKLHIPGPVEVSDKTFHAFRSPMIGHRGQGFKDLYARIQPQLQALFHTRQLVYLSTSSAWGVMEGAIRNLTTRKVLNCMCGAFSDKWLDVSQRCGKSAEGLQVPWGSPIRAELIDAKLATGQFDALTLIHNETSTGVMSPLAEIAALKKKYPDVMFIVDAVSSLSAVKVDFDALGIDVLLAGTQKAFALPPGLAVFACSPAALAKSATVKDRGYYFDFVEFQKNAEQHMTPSTPSIGHVYALASKLEDIFAEGVPNRFARHERLALKTRSWAEKHGFTLFPEKGFESLTLTCVNNGARPGTGGREVDVAKLQKLVKDRGFLIDGGYGKIKGTTFRISSMGDETDASMEPLYAALDDTMKALG; from the coding sequence ATGGCACACGTCAAGCTCCACATCCCCGGGCCCGTCGAGGTCAGTGACAAGACATTCCATGCTTTTCGATCGCCGATGATCGGTCATCGCGGCCAAGGGTTTAAGGATTTATACGCCAGGATTCAGCCTCAGCTCCAGGCTCTTTTCCACACGCGGCAGCTCGTCTATCTCAGCACCTCTTCCGCCTGGGGCGTCATGGAGGGGGCCATTCGCAATTTGACCACCCGCAAGGTGTTGAATTGCATGTGCGGCGCGTTCTCCGACAAGTGGCTCGACGTTTCCCAGCGTTGCGGCAAGTCGGCGGAAGGGCTGCAGGTGCCCTGGGGATCGCCGATTCGCGCCGAGCTCATCGACGCCAAACTGGCCACCGGCCAGTTCGATGCCTTGACCCTGATTCACAACGAAACCTCCACCGGCGTCATGAGCCCGCTCGCCGAGATCGCGGCGCTCAAGAAAAAGTATCCCGACGTCATGTTTATCGTGGATGCCGTCAGCTCGTTGAGCGCGGTGAAAGTCGATTTCGATGCCTTGGGTATCGATGTGCTTTTGGCGGGCACCCAGAAAGCCTTCGCGCTTCCTCCTGGCCTGGCCGTCTTCGCCTGCTCGCCCGCCGCCCTGGCCAAGTCGGCCACGGTCAAGGATCGGGGCTACTACTTCGATTTTGTGGAGTTTCAAAAAAATGCCGAGCAACACATGACGCCCAGCACGCCCAGCATTGGGCATGTCTATGCGCTGGCGTCGAAACTGGAGGACATCTTCGCGGAGGGAGTGCCCAACCGGTTCGCGCGTCACGAAAGGCTGGCGCTGAAAACGCGTTCCTGGGCGGAGAAGCATGGCTTCACGCTGTTTCCCGAAAAGGGATTCGAGTCTTTGACGCTGACTTGTGTGAACAATGGCGCGCGTCCGGGAACGGGCGGGCGCGAAGTGGACGTGGCCAAACTCCAGAAGTTGGTGAAGGATCGCGGATTCCTGATCGACGGGGGATACGGAAAGATCAAGGGCACGACTTTTCGCATTTCCAGCATGGGCGATGAAACCGACGCGTCCATGGAACCGCTTTATGCGGCGCTGGACGACACCATGAAGGCGCTTGGATGA
- the msrP gene encoding protein-methionine-sulfoxide reductase catalytic subunit MsrP yields MFQILKRSAFNLPERLVTPEGTYTKRREFLRQFGFAGGGLAVLGLGAQGWAAQPAGGGLKYPATRNPDFNPKWTLTDEKVAATYNNFYEFTTSKDRVHRLVGKFVTEPWPLEVTGLCENPMKMDAMEWASLHGVEERIYRFRCVEAWAMIVPWTGFQLSKLIEKAKPKPEAKFVKFVTFMKPDQAPGFLNMPQYPWPYTEGLRLDEAMHPLTIMATGIYGKPMPKQHGAPIRLVVPWKYGFKSGKSIVKIEFTAQQPKTLWESLAPEEYPFESNVDPGVPHPRWSQATERMIDSGDRVKTQLYNGYGSHVAKLYSKA; encoded by the coding sequence ATGTTCCAGATCCTCAAGCGTTCCGCCTTTAATCTTCCGGAAAGACTGGTCACGCCCGAAGGAACTTACACCAAGCGCCGCGAGTTTCTCCGTCAGTTCGGCTTCGCTGGGGGCGGGCTCGCGGTCCTCGGCCTTGGTGCCCAGGGATGGGCCGCCCAGCCGGCGGGAGGCGGGTTGAAGTATCCCGCGACGCGCAATCCGGACTTCAATCCCAAGTGGACCCTCACCGACGAGAAGGTGGCGGCGACCTACAACAACTTCTACGAATTCACCACTTCCAAGGATCGCGTTCACCGGCTGGTCGGCAAGTTTGTCACGGAGCCATGGCCGCTTGAAGTCACGGGGCTCTGCGAGAACCCCATGAAAATGGACGCCATGGAATGGGCGAGCTTGCATGGCGTTGAGGAGCGAATTTACCGGTTCCGCTGCGTGGAAGCCTGGGCCATGATTGTGCCCTGGACGGGGTTCCAGCTTTCCAAACTCATCGAGAAGGCCAAGCCGAAGCCGGAGGCCAAGTTTGTCAAGTTCGTGACCTTCATGAAACCGGATCAGGCCCCGGGGTTCCTGAACATGCCCCAGTATCCTTGGCCTTACACCGAGGGGTTGCGTCTCGATGAGGCCATGCATCCTCTGACGATCATGGCCACCGGCATCTATGGCAAACCGATGCCCAAACAGCATGGAGCTCCGATTCGGCTCGTGGTGCCTTGGAAGTATGGATTCAAGAGCGGGAAATCGATCGTCAAAATCGAATTCACCGCGCAACAGCCCAAGACCCTCTGGGAATCCCTGGCCCCGGAGGAGTATCCGTTCGAGTCGAACGTCGATCCCGGGGTGCCACATCCGCGCTGGTCTCAAGCCACCGAACGGATGATCGATTCGGGCGACCGTGTAAAAACCCAGCTTTACAACGGCTACGGCTCCCACGTCGCCAAGCTGTACTCCAAGGCGTGA